In Chitinophaga sp. HK235, a single window of DNA contains:
- a CDS encoding helix-turn-helix domain-containing protein, which translates to MRPTMKAYTPHPALQDFVSNITIYEADFTQLPGLSNMYRFVPTYQRYIMFYIKDPIRVLRVYSNEFQTKSVSLTVGPLEQSVTLDLGQRHMALGVAFRPGGLFRLLNIPMPEMQEQDFDTRLLLGNEVDEINEQLQENTHDWDLMVRIVESYLLKKLYRLKPSLPVDIVMDDLVAQAGNVTIERLASDACVSVRQFERKCVERTGMSPKRYARLIRFCKAYHLKEINPDATWTRIAHLSGYYDQMHFIRDFKEFAGITPSFIDDETLIRTVRLHSMMT; encoded by the coding sequence ATGAGGCCAACTATGAAGGCTTATACGCCGCATCCTGCATTACAGGATTTTGTGAGCAACATTACGATCTATGAAGCCGACTTTACCCAGTTACCGGGACTTTCCAATATGTACAGGTTTGTGCCTACCTATCAGCGATATATCATGTTTTATATCAAAGATCCTATCCGGGTACTGCGGGTATACAGCAATGAATTCCAGACCAAGTCTGTTTCCCTGACCGTGGGGCCGCTCGAACAGTCAGTAACCCTGGATCTGGGACAGCGTCATATGGCCCTGGGCGTAGCTTTTAGGCCGGGTGGTCTGTTCCGGTTGCTGAATATCCCTATGCCGGAGATGCAGGAGCAGGATTTTGATACCCGTTTGCTGCTGGGGAATGAAGTGGACGAGATCAATGAGCAGCTGCAGGAAAATACCCATGACTGGGACCTGATGGTGCGTATCGTGGAGTCTTACCTGCTGAAGAAACTATACCGTCTGAAGCCCTCCCTGCCGGTAGATATTGTAATGGACGATCTGGTGGCCCAGGCAGGGAATGTCACCATAGAGCGGCTGGCTTCCGATGCCTGTGTGAGCGTCCGTCAGTTTGAACGGAAATGCGTGGAGCGTACCGGTATGTCTCCCAAACGGTATGCCCGCCTGATCCGGTTCTGCAAAGCCTATCACCTGAAGGAGATAAATCCTGATGCTACCTGGACCCGTATCGCCCATCTCAGCGGCTATTACGACCAGATGCACTTTATCCGTGATTTTAAGGAGTTTGCCGGTATCACGCCCTCTTTTATTGATGACGAAACCCTGATCCGTACAGTGCGCCTGCATAGCATGATGACCTGA